A window of the Aquimarina spinulae genome harbors these coding sequences:
- the purL gene encoding phosphoribosylformylglycinamidine synthase: MIHFFGNQNEKVFAVQTANEISPETIKKLTWLFGNQPQLSAASIDAFFVGPRAAMITPWSTNAVEITQNMGIEGIIRIEEFNGVTKDYTDFDPMLSQKYSKLDQDIYTIDIEPESIIEIDDIAAYNIAEGLALSDDEVEYLEGVSKKIGRQLTDSEVFGFSQVNSEHCRHKIFNGTFVIDGEEQPTSLFKLIKKTSETHPNDIVSAYKDNVAFIKGPKVTQFAPKTADKPDFYQETEFNSVISLKAETHNFPTTVEPFNGAATGSGGEIRDRLAGGKGSLPLAGTAVYMTSYSRLQDNRPWEKAMVERDWLYQTPMDILIKASNGASDFGNKFGQPLITGSVLTFEHEENARKLGFDKVIMQAGGIGYGKAEQAIKATPEKGDKIVILGGENYRIGMGGAAVSSADTGEFSSGIELNAIQRSNPEMQKRASNAIRGMVESEENTIVSIHDHGAGGHLNCLSELVEETGGKIDLDKLPVGDPTLSAKEIIGNESQERMGLVIGQQNIDTLQRIAERERSPMYEVGDVTGDHRFTFQSKTKGDKPMDLALEDMFGSSPKTIMNDKTIDRKYDNISYSKENFENYLKQVLQLEAVACKDWLTNKVDRCVGGKVAKQQCAGPLQLPLNNCGVMALDYNGKEGIATSIGHSPISGLIDPEAGSKNSIAEALTNIIWAPLHEGLKSVSLSANWMWPCKNEGEDARLYKAVKAISDFAIDLGINVPTGKDSLSMKQKYANEEVIAPGTVVISAAAHCNDITRVIEPVLQKNGGDIYYINLSKDEFKLGGSSFGQIVNAIGNEAPTIIDNEYFATVFNTIQKLISLDFISAGHDVSSGGLITTLLELCFADRNLGAELDLTKIGESDSIKLLFAENSGIVFQSASNSDIESILSKNNIEFFNIGTIKEEASLSIKNQNDSFDLPIEELRNTWYTTSFLLDQKQTANDLAKDRFENYANQPLQYSFPKHFDGKRPLISSELKRPKAAIIREKGSNSEREMANAMYLAGFDVKDVHMTDLISGRETLEDIQFIGAVGGFSNSDVLGSAKGWAGAFLYNEKANTALKNFFKREDTLSVGICNGCQLFMELEVINPEHKKHGKLTYNDSHKHESNFTSVKVQDNNSVMLSTLAGSTLGVWISHGEGKFDLPLSEDQYNIVAKYGYEGYPSNPNGSDYNTAMMTDKTGRHLVMMPHIERSIFQWNWANYPQNRHDEVSPWIEAFVNARKWLEKSASE; encoded by the coding sequence ATGATTCATTTCTTCGGAAACCAAAACGAGAAAGTATTTGCAGTTCAAACCGCCAATGAAATCTCCCCTGAAACCATAAAAAAATTAACATGGTTATTTGGCAACCAACCTCAACTATCTGCGGCGTCTATTGACGCTTTTTTTGTTGGTCCTCGTGCCGCAATGATTACTCCATGGAGTACCAATGCCGTAGAGATCACTCAGAATATGGGTATAGAAGGAATTATACGAATAGAAGAATTTAATGGTGTTACAAAAGATTATACCGATTTTGATCCTATGCTCTCTCAAAAGTATAGCAAATTAGATCAGGATATCTATACCATAGATATAGAACCAGAATCGATTATAGAAATTGATGACATTGCTGCCTATAATATTGCCGAAGGTTTAGCGCTTAGTGATGACGAGGTTGAATACCTCGAAGGAGTGAGTAAAAAAATAGGGAGACAACTTACAGACTCAGAAGTTTTTGGATTTTCGCAAGTAAATTCTGAACACTGCCGTCATAAAATATTTAACGGGACTTTTGTGATTGATGGAGAAGAACAACCTACTTCACTTTTTAAATTAATCAAAAAGACATCAGAGACACATCCAAACGACATTGTTTCTGCTTATAAAGATAATGTAGCCTTTATAAAAGGGCCAAAAGTTACTCAGTTTGCCCCAAAAACTGCTGATAAGCCTGATTTTTATCAGGAAACCGAATTTAATAGTGTGATTTCGCTTAAAGCGGAAACACATAATTTCCCTACTACTGTAGAACCATTTAATGGAGCTGCAACAGGATCTGGAGGAGAAATCAGGGATCGTCTTGCCGGAGGAAAAGGATCTTTACCTCTTGCCGGAACCGCTGTATATATGACCTCATATTCGCGATTACAAGATAATCGACCATGGGAGAAAGCAATGGTAGAAAGAGATTGGCTATATCAAACTCCTATGGATATTTTGATAAAAGCCTCTAATGGAGCTTCTGATTTTGGAAATAAATTTGGGCAACCCCTTATCACAGGATCTGTACTTACTTTTGAGCATGAAGAAAACGCCCGAAAACTTGGTTTCGACAAAGTAATCATGCAGGCAGGCGGTATTGGATATGGTAAAGCCGAACAAGCTATCAAAGCCACTCCAGAAAAAGGAGATAAAATTGTAATCCTGGGAGGAGAAAATTATCGAATTGGTATGGGAGGTGCAGCCGTATCTTCTGCAGATACAGGAGAATTTAGTAGCGGTATCGAATTAAATGCGATACAGCGCTCTAATCCAGAAATGCAAAAGCGTGCTTCTAATGCAATTAGAGGTATGGTAGAAAGTGAAGAAAATACGATTGTATCAATACATGATCATGGTGCAGGAGGCCATCTTAACTGTCTTTCTGAATTGGTAGAAGAAACCGGAGGAAAAATCGATTTGGATAAACTACCTGTAGGTGATCCCACATTATCTGCAAAAGAAATTATCGGTAACGAATCCCAGGAACGTATGGGATTAGTGATCGGTCAACAAAATATAGATACGCTACAACGTATTGCAGAGCGCGAACGCTCACCCATGTATGAAGTAGGAGATGTTACCGGAGATCACCGTTTTACCTTTCAATCCAAGACCAAAGGAGATAAACCAATGGACCTGGCATTAGAAGATATGTTTGGTAGTTCTCCTAAAACCATAATGAACGACAAGACCATTGATCGTAAATATGATAACATTTCCTATAGTAAAGAAAATTTTGAAAACTACCTCAAACAAGTACTGCAGTTAGAAGCTGTTGCCTGTAAAGATTGGTTAACCAATAAGGTAGATCGGTGTGTAGGAGGAAAAGTTGCAAAACAACAATGTGCAGGGCCATTACAATTACCTTTAAATAATTGCGGAGTCATGGCTCTTGATTATAATGGTAAAGAAGGTATTGCAACTAGCATTGGGCACTCTCCCATCTCAGGGCTTATTGATCCAGAAGCTGGTAGTAAAAATTCTATTGCAGAAGCATTGACCAATATCATATGGGCTCCATTACATGAAGGTTTGAAATCTGTTTCTTTATCTGCAAACTGGATGTGGCCTTGCAAAAATGAAGGTGAAGATGCCAGATTATATAAAGCCGTAAAAGCAATTTCAGATTTTGCTATTGATTTAGGAATTAATGTGCCTACAGGTAAAGATTCACTATCGATGAAGCAAAAATATGCAAATGAAGAAGTTATAGCTCCCGGAACCGTAGTGATATCTGCAGCCGCACATTGTAACGACATCACCAGAGTTATTGAACCGGTTTTACAAAAAAATGGTGGTGACATCTATTATATCAATTTATCTAAAGATGAATTTAAACTTGGCGGCTCTTCTTTTGGTCAAATTGTAAATGCTATCGGAAACGAAGCTCCTACAATTATTGATAATGAATATTTTGCAACAGTATTCAATACCATTCAAAAACTAATTTCTTTAGATTTTATTTCAGCTGGGCACGATGTCAGTTCGGGTGGACTAATAACTACATTATTAGAGTTATGTTTTGCAGATCGTAACCTGGGAGCTGAGCTTGATCTTACCAAAATTGGGGAATCTGATTCTATCAAATTATTGTTTGCAGAAAATTCGGGAATCGTTTTTCAGAGTGCTTCAAATTCAGATATCGAATCTATACTCTCTAAAAACAATATTGAGTTTTTCAATATCGGTACGATAAAAGAAGAAGCTTCTTTAAGTATCAAAAATCAAAATGACTCCTTTGATCTTCCAATAGAAGAATTAAGAAATACTTGGTATACAACTTCTTTCTTATTAGATCAAAAACAAACTGCAAATGATTTAGCAAAAGATCGGTTCGAAAATTATGCGAACCAACCATTACAGTATTCTTTTCCAAAACACTTTGATGGTAAACGACCTTTGATTTCTAGTGAGCTTAAAAGACCAAAAGCAGCTATCATACGTGAAAAAGGAAGTAATTCTGAACGTGAAATGGCAAATGCCATGTATCTAGCTGGTTTTGATGTAAAGGATGTGCATATGACCGATTTGATTTCTGGTCGTGAAACATTAGAAGATATTCAGTTTATTGGAGCCGTAGGAGGCTTTTCTAATAGTGATGTTTTGGGATCTGCCAAAGGGTGGGCAGGTGCCTTTTTATATAACGAAAAAGCAAATACAGCCTTAAAAAATTTCTTCAAAAGAGAAGACACTTTATCTGTGGGTATTTGTAACGGTTGCCAGTTATTTATGGAACTAGAGGTTATTAATCCAGAACATAAAAAACATGGTAAACTAACCTATAATGATTCTCATAAGCATGAGAGTAATTTTACTTCTGTAAAAGTACAGGATAATAACTCTGTAATGCTATCTACTTTGGCAGGAAGTACACTGGGAGTATGGATTTCTCATGGCGAAGGAAAATTTGATTTACCTCTATCCGAAGATCAATATAACATTGTAGCAAAATATGGATATGAAGGATATCCCTCTAACCCTAACGGATCAGATTATAATACAGCTATGATGACAGATAAAACAGGTCGCCATTTGGTAATGATGCCTCATATTGAACGTTCGATCTTTCAATGGAACTGGGCTAACTATCCACAGAATAGACACGATGAAGTGTCCCCTTGGATCGAAGCCTTTGTAAATGCCCGAAAATGGTTAGAGAAAAGTGCTTCTGAATGA
- a CDS encoding RsmB/NOP family class I SAM-dependent RNA methyltransferase — translation MRLHRNLVFAVIDGLHEIFNEGSYADKVVQKLLKRDKRWGSRDRSFIAETVYEIVRWKRLYTEIAEVKEPFSRENLWRVFAVWATLRGISLPDWKQIAPTPTRRIKGRFDELSKIRKFKESIPDWMDQLGEQELGKLWDKEITALNEQAPVILRANTLKTSREKLRSLLEDEKIDTEFIKGYPDALRLIERTNVFTTEAFKNGLFEVQDASSQLVADFLEVQPGQRVVDTCAGAGGKSLHLAALMQNKGQVIAMDIYGNKLKELKRRARRDGAHNIETRVIESTKDIKKLHGKADRVLIDAPCSGLGVLRRNPDAKWKLQPEFLDKIKHTQAEILESYSKMVKPGGKLVYATCSILPSENQDQVKNFLSKETGNDFTLIKDKKVLSHKSGYDGFYMALLQKK, via the coding sequence ATGCGTTTACATAGAAATCTTGTCTTTGCTGTTATAGATGGATTACACGAAATATTTAATGAAGGAAGCTATGCAGATAAAGTGGTTCAGAAATTACTGAAACGAGATAAAAGATGGGGATCACGTGATCGTAGTTTTATTGCCGAGACCGTATATGAAATTGTACGATGGAAACGCCTATATACCGAAATAGCTGAAGTAAAAGAACCTTTCTCTAGGGAAAACTTATGGAGAGTCTTTGCCGTATGGGCTACACTAAGAGGGATTTCTTTACCCGATTGGAAACAAATTGCCCCCACACCTACTCGTCGTATCAAAGGACGTTTTGATGAATTAAGTAAAATAAGAAAATTTAAAGAATCTATTCCCGATTGGATGGATCAATTGGGAGAACAGGAACTAGGTAAACTATGGGATAAAGAAATTACTGCACTTAATGAGCAGGCTCCTGTAATTCTGCGTGCAAATACTTTAAAAACATCAAGAGAAAAACTTAGAAGTCTGCTAGAAGACGAAAAGATCGATACCGAATTTATTAAAGGATATCCAGACGCACTTAGGCTGATCGAAAGAACTAATGTATTTACTACAGAAGCATTCAAAAATGGATTATTTGAAGTACAAGATGCTTCTTCTCAGTTGGTAGCTGATTTTCTAGAAGTACAACCAGGGCAACGCGTTGTAGATACCTGTGCAGGTGCTGGTGGTAAAAGCCTCCATTTAGCAGCATTGATGCAAAATAAAGGGCAGGTTATTGCTATGGATATTTATGGTAACAAACTTAAAGAGCTTAAAAGAAGAGCTCGTAGAGATGGTGCACACAATATCGAAACCCGAGTGATCGAAAGCACAAAAGACATCAAAAAATTACATGGTAAAGCAGATCGCGTTCTTATCGATGCTCCTTGTAGTGGTTTGGGAGTTTTGCGACGAAATCCTGATGCCAAATGGAAATTACAACCAGAATTTTTAGATAAAATCAAACATACACAGGCCGAAATACTTGAGAGTTATTCTAAAATGGTAAAGCCAGGAGGAAAATTAGTGTATGCTACCTGTTCTATTTTACCTTCTGAGAATCAGGACCAGGTAAAGAATTTCCTTTCTAAAGAAACAGGAAATGATTTCACCTTAATCAAAGACAAGAAAGTACTTTCTCATAAATCAGGATATGACGGGTTCTATATGGCATTGCTTCAGAAGAAGTAA
- a CDS encoding WD40/YVTN/BNR-like repeat-containing protein → MKLIYALLFVLTFVFCTTEEKVVTHHFSKVEIETILKDSISIRALAIYNDTLIGFGYNKGYGFINLATKKKTIIEFSETDTIEKKKNWIAEQRAVGFTDKSFFSLGVSSPARLRKIDRESKEEKIVYTEMHEKAFYDAIAFWNVNEGIAMGDPTDTCLSILITRDGGDTWKKISCEDLPKTFVGEAAFAASNGNIAIIGDKTWIATGGMKSRVFFSPDKGKTWEVYDTPIIQGKETTGAYSIDFYDENNGFVYGGDYTAPEGNEANKAITKDGGKTWELVSDGSGAGYKSCIRYIPNGGGKEMVAVGFTGISISNDLGGSWKELSKEGFYTVRFINDSVAIAAGKGRIAKLVFK, encoded by the coding sequence ATGAAACTAATCTATGCCTTATTATTTGTTTTGACTTTTGTTTTTTGCACTACAGAAGAGAAAGTGGTTACTCATCATTTTTCTAAAGTTGAAATAGAAACTATTTTAAAAGATTCTATAAGTATACGAGCTTTAGCTATATATAATGATACTTTGATTGGTTTTGGTTATAATAAAGGATATGGTTTTATAAATCTAGCTACAAAAAAGAAGACTATTATCGAGTTTTCGGAAACTGATACTATAGAAAAAAAGAAAAACTGGATTGCAGAACAACGCGCTGTTGGTTTTACCGATAAGTCGTTTTTTAGTTTAGGAGTAAGTTCTCCTGCACGATTAAGAAAAATAGATAGAGAGAGTAAAGAGGAGAAAATAGTATATACCGAAATGCACGAAAAGGCGTTCTATGATGCAATTGCATTTTGGAATGTTAACGAAGGAATTGCAATGGGAGACCCTACAGATACGTGTTTGTCTATACTTATTACAAGAGATGGGGGAGACACCTGGAAAAAGATTTCTTGCGAAGATCTACCTAAAACTTTTGTTGGAGAAGCGGCATTTGCTGCTAGTAATGGAAACATTGCAATTATAGGCGATAAGACATGGATTGCAACCGGAGGGATGAAGTCAAGGGTGTTTTTCTCTCCTGATAAAGGAAAAACATGGGAGGTTTATGATACTCCTATCATTCAGGGAAAAGAAACTACGGGAGCGTATTCTATTGATTTTTATGACGAGAATAACGGTTTTGTTTATGGAGGAGATTATACAGCTCCAGAAGGTAATGAGGCAAATAAGGCGATTACAAAAGATGGAGGAAAAACCTGGGAATTAGTATCAGATGGTAGTGGAGCAGGGTATAAGAGTTGTATACGATATATACCTAATGGTGGTGGTAAAGAAATGGTAGCTGTTGGATTTACAGGAATATCGATTTCGAATGATCTAGGAGGAAGCTGGAAAGAATTAAGTAAAGAAGGCTTTTATACGGTAAGATTTATAAATGATAGTGTTGCTATAGCGGCAGGCAAAGGAAGAATTGCCAAACTGGTTTTTAAATAA
- a CDS encoding sensor of ECF-type sigma factor: MKKIVLLICFTCFSIGAFAQHGSREKIKAFKIAYITEKLDLTSKEAQQFWPVYNAHEETVGKLRRRERKLIRSIKEANDNPNGLSDKQAEDAINSFLEVEEQKSQSRKKLIVGLKKVMSSKKILKLIKAEADFHKRMLARIKERRKRH, from the coding sequence ATGAAAAAGATAGTTTTACTTATTTGCTTTACCTGTTTTTCTATAGGTGCTTTTGCTCAACATGGGTCAAGAGAAAAAATAAAGGCATTTAAAATCGCATATATTACTGAAAAATTAGATTTAACCAGTAAAGAAGCACAACAATTCTGGCCCGTTTATAATGCACATGAAGAGACCGTTGGAAAACTTAGACGCCGAGAGCGTAAATTAATTAGAAGTATAAAAGAAGCCAACGATAACCCTAACGGTTTAAGTGATAAGCAAGCCGAGGATGCTATAAACAGTTTTCTGGAGGTAGAAGAACAGAAATCGCAATCCCGAAAAAAATTAATCGTCGGTTTAAAGAAAGTCATGTCGAGTAAGAAAATTCTAAAGCTCATAAAAGCAGAAGCAGATTTTCACAAACGTATGCTGGCAAGAATTAAAGAACGAAGAAAAAGACACTAA
- a CDS encoding RNA polymerase sigma factor — MNTQEEQDLLIALQSEEHINIAFGKLVAIYQQRLYWHIRNMVKNHDDTDDILQNVFIKVYKNIKKFKGDSKLYSWLYRIATNESITFLNQKAKKYNISNEELSLQLIQNLEADVYYEGDQIQLMLQKAIATLPQKQQQVFNMKYFQELKYREMSEILETSEGALKASYHLASKKIEEFLKKD, encoded by the coding sequence TTGAACACTCAGGAAGAACAAGACCTACTCATTGCCTTACAATCAGAAGAGCATATCAATATCGCTTTTGGTAAGCTTGTTGCTATATATCAACAGCGGCTTTATTGGCATATCAGGAATATGGTAAAAAATCATGATGACACAGATGATATATTACAGAATGTGTTTATTAAAGTATATAAGAATATAAAAAAATTTAAAGGAGATAGTAAATTATACTCATGGCTATATCGCATAGCGACAAATGAGTCTATTACTTTTCTTAATCAAAAAGCTAAAAAATATAATATTAGCAATGAAGAGTTAAGTTTACAATTAATTCAGAATCTCGAAGCAGATGTATATTATGAAGGAGATCAGATACAACTAATGTTGCAAAAGGCAATAGCTACCCTACCACAAAAACAACAACAGGTTTTTAATATGAAATATTTTCAGGAACTTAAATATCGGGAGATGTCAGAAATTCTAGAAACCAGTGAAGGAGCATTAAAAGCATCATATCATTTAGCTTCAAAAAAAATTGAAGAATTTTTAAAAAAAGATTAA
- a CDS encoding ABC transporter ATP-binding protein translates to MNYFKQILRFAKPYKVYAILNIISNIFYALFGTLSMVSLFPMLKVLFDKTERIRVKPKWEGILKAKEYGEDYLNYFVTQKADEGNEDVLIFMVVLVISMFFLKNIFNYLAMYFITFLRNGVLKDVRNELYKKTVELPLSYFSEKRKGDTMARISTDVLEIQHSFLSILELIVREPLMILFTILTMLLISLKLTIFVFIFIPISGFLISLIGKKLKKHSDKVQQEQGFFLSIVEETLGGLKVIKGFNAEKIFGKKFQESTSRFYNFSNTLLNRQNLASPTSEFLGITVISILLWYGGQMVLVEKSLDPGLFIVYMGLAYNILTPAKAISKASYGVKRGNAAAERVLEILNTTSPLQDHPDAKEKKEFTTDITLENISFKYEDEYVLNDFSLKVPKGSSVALVGQSGSGKSTIANLVTRFYDVNKGNIKIDGVDIKDLTKHSLRDLMGLVTQDSILFNESIKNNLLVGDPTASDEEIIKALKIANAWEFVKDLPAGIETNIGDSGNKISGGQKQRLSIARAVLKNPPIMILDEATSALDTESERLVQSALENMMRNRTSIVIAHRLSTIQNSDLIVVMQKGKIVEQGTHDELISKDGIYQKLVNMQSLE, encoded by the coding sequence ATGAATTATTTTAAACAAATTCTTCGCTTTGCGAAACCCTATAAAGTATATGCTATATTAAATATAATTTCTAATATTTTTTATGCCCTTTTCGGAACACTATCTATGGTGTCTTTATTTCCTATGTTAAAGGTTCTTTTTGACAAAACTGAAAGGATTAGGGTTAAACCAAAATGGGAAGGCATATTAAAAGCTAAGGAATATGGTGAAGATTACCTTAATTATTTTGTAACACAAAAAGCCGATGAAGGTAATGAAGACGTTCTAATTTTTATGGTTGTCCTTGTGATTAGCATGTTCTTTCTTAAAAATATTTTTAATTATCTGGCAATGTATTTTATTACATTCCTAAGAAATGGTGTTTTAAAAGATGTACGTAATGAATTATACAAAAAGACAGTAGAATTACCACTGTCATATTTTTCAGAAAAAAGAAAGGGAGATACTATGGCGAGAATATCTACAGATGTTTTAGAAATACAACATTCCTTTTTATCTATATTAGAACTTATCGTAAGAGAACCTTTGATGATTCTATTTACGATATTGACCATGCTATTGATAAGTTTAAAACTTACCATTTTTGTCTTTATTTTTATTCCAATATCGGGTTTTTTGATTTCCTTAATTGGAAAGAAGTTGAAAAAACACTCTGATAAAGTACAACAGGAACAAGGTTTTTTTCTTTCTATTGTCGAGGAAACTCTTGGTGGATTAAAAGTAATTAAAGGGTTTAATGCTGAAAAAATATTTGGAAAAAAGTTCCAGGAGTCTACTTCTCGTTTCTATAATTTTTCGAATACGCTACTTAACAGGCAAAATCTTGCATCTCCAACAAGTGAATTTTTGGGTATAACTGTTATCTCTATTTTATTATGGTATGGAGGGCAAATGGTACTGGTCGAAAAATCTTTGGATCCAGGGCTTTTTATTGTGTATATGGGTCTTGCCTATAATATTCTTACGCCAGCAAAAGCCATTTCTAAGGCGAGTTATGGAGTAAAAAGAGGTAATGCAGCAGCAGAACGTGTACTCGAAATATTAAACACAACCTCTCCTCTACAAGATCATCCTGATGCAAAAGAGAAAAAAGAGTTTACCACTGATATTACTCTAGAGAATATCTCATTTAAATATGAAGATGAGTATGTGCTAAATGATTTTTCTTTAAAAGTACCTAAAGGTAGTTCTGTTGCACTAGTTGGTCAGTCTGGTAGTGGTAAATCCACTATCGCCAATCTGGTTACTCGTTTTTATGATGTAAATAAAGGAAACATAAAAATAGACGGTGTAGATATCAAAGATCTCACCAAACACTCCCTAAGAGATCTCATGGGATTGGTTACCCAGGATTCTATTTTATTTAACGAGTCTATAAAGAACAATTTACTGGTTGGAGATCCAACTGCATCTGACGAAGAAATTATAAAAGCCTTAAAAATTGCTAATGCCTGGGAATTTGTAAAAGATTTACCGGCTGGTATTGAAACCAATATAGGAGATAGCGGTAATAAAATTAGTGGCGGACAAAAGCAACGGTTATCTATAGCGCGTGCTGTATTAAAAAACCCTCCGATTATGATTTTGGATGAAGCAACCTCTGCTTTAGATACCGAAAGTGAACGTTTGGTACAATCTGCATTAGAGAACATGATGAGAAATAGAACAAGTATTGTAATTGCTCATAGGTTATCTACAATACAAAATTCAGATTTAATCGTTGTAATGCAAAAAGGAAAAATTGTTGAACAAGGAACACATGATGAGCTTATCTCTAAAGATGGTATTTATCAAAAGTTGGTTAATATGCAATCATTAGAATAG
- a CDS encoding phospho-sugar mutase, translating to MQITDSDINLRVDEWLTPVFDTATQKEIKNLQDNNSEELKESFYKDLEFGTGGMRGIMGVGTNRINKYTLGKSTQGLSNYMIQQFPGEQPKAVIAYDCRHNSDTLAQVVADVFSANGIKVYLFSSLRPTPELSFAVRELGCHCGIVLTASHNPPEYNGYKVYWQDGGQLVPPQDGEIISEINALKYSDIQFDTNPDLIQKIDQEIDTVFIEQSVKNGSFAATQEAKDNTTIVFTSLHGTSITAVPETLEKAGYKNVHIVKEQAEPDGNFPTVKSPNPEEPEALAMAMELATKVDADIVIGTDPDCDRLGIAVRNDQGELQLLNGNQTMIVMTWFLLENYKKQGFTGNEFIASTIVSTPMMQSLAQAYGVEYKEVLTGFKWIAKLIKDFPEQHFIGGGEESFGFMVGDFVRDKDAVTSTLLACEIVAFAKANGSSFYSTLLDLYTKHGFYKEHLVSLVKKGIDGAAEIKQTMVDLRNNPPESLNEEKVVLIEDYQTGIAKNVQDHTEHSIDIPKSNVLIFYTEAGSKIAARPSGTEPKIKFYISVQESLHTSEDFTAVQQQLDGKIEAIKKDLQLT from the coding sequence ATGCAAATCACAGATTCTGATATAAACCTAAGAGTTGACGAGTGGTTAACTCCGGTTTTTGATACCGCTACTCAAAAAGAAATTAAAAATTTACAGGATAACAATTCAGAAGAATTAAAAGAGAGTTTTTATAAAGATCTCGAATTTGGTACCGGAGGTATGCGTGGTATCATGGGCGTGGGAACCAATCGAATCAATAAATACACCCTGGGAAAAAGTACACAAGGGTTAAGTAATTATATGATCCAGCAATTTCCGGGAGAACAACCCAAAGCAGTAATCGCTTATGATTGTAGACACAATAGTGATACGCTTGCGCAAGTAGTTGCAGATGTGTTTTCTGCTAATGGAATTAAAGTCTATTTATTCTCTAGCCTTCGCCCTACCCCAGAATTATCTTTTGCCGTACGAGAATTAGGATGTCATTGTGGTATTGTACTTACTGCAAGTCATAATCCACCAGAATATAATGGCTACAAAGTATACTGGCAGGATGGCGGACAATTAGTTCCACCGCAGGATGGTGAGATTATTTCAGAAATAAATGCATTAAAATATTCAGATATTCAATTTGATACGAATCCTGATCTTATTCAAAAAATAGATCAGGAAATCGATACTGTTTTTATTGAACAAAGTGTAAAAAACGGAAGTTTTGCAGCTACCCAGGAAGCAAAAGACAATACAACCATTGTTTTTACTTCGTTACACGGTACTTCTATTACTGCTGTACCCGAGACTCTTGAAAAAGCAGGATACAAAAATGTACATATCGTAAAAGAACAGGCAGAACCCGATGGTAATTTTCCTACCGTAAAATCTCCTAACCCAGAAGAACCAGAAGCCTTAGCTATGGCTATGGAACTTGCTACCAAAGTTGATGCAGATATTGTAATCGGTACTGATCCTGATTGTGATCGATTAGGAATAGCTGTACGTAATGATCAGGGGGAATTACAGTTACTTAACGGAAACCAAACTATGATTGTAATGACCTGGTTTTTATTAGAAAACTATAAAAAACAAGGGTTTACAGGTAATGAATTTATTGCCTCTACCATAGTATCGACTCCGATGATGCAAAGTCTAGCCCAGGCCTACGGTGTAGAATACAAAGAAGTACTCACCGGTTTTAAATGGATAGCCAAATTAATCAAAGATTTCCCCGAGCAACACTTTATTGGTGGTGGCGAAGAAAGTTTTGGATTTATGGTTGGGGATTTTGTTAGAGATAAAGATGCCGTAACGTCTACCTTACTCGCTTGCGAGATTGTTGCTTTTGCGAAAGCTAATGGTAGTTCTTTTTATAGTACTTTATTAGATTTATATACAAAACATGGTTTTTATAAGGAGCATTTGGTTTCATTAGTAAAAAAAGGAATCGATGGTGCTGCAGAGATTAAGCAAACTATGGTGGATTTAAGAAATAATCCTCCAGAATCTCTAAATGAAGAAAAAGTAGTACTGATCGAGGATTATCAAACTGGTATTGCCAAAAACGTTCAGGATCATACCGAACATAGTATTGATATCCCAAAATCAAATGTTTTAATATTCTATACCGAAGCGGGAAGTAAAATTGCTGCCAGGCCAAGTGGTACAGAGCCGAAGATAAAATTTTATATCAGTGTACAGGAATCACTTCATACAAGTGAAGACTTTACTGCTGTGCAACAACAATTGGATGGTAAAATTGAAGCCATCAAAAAAGACTTACAATTAACTTAA